Proteins co-encoded in one uncultured Draconibacterium sp. genomic window:
- a CDS encoding SDR family oxidoreductase translates to MTDKVVVITGASSGIGKALAEKYAAEGFNLVLAARRLERLEALKEKLSNVEVLPVKTDVSNEEDCKHLIDKTIERFGKINILINNAGISMRALLEDVETEVLRKVMDVNYWGTVYCTKYALPYLLEQKGSVAGVISTGGYIGLPGRTGYSSSKFAVRGFLDTLRVEYLRAGLHVLVVAPGFTASEIRETALVADGSQQGKTPRNENKMMSAERCASIMYRAIKNRRRKMIVSFWDGKVIVLVAKLWAWIVDQILYAVFKNEPDSPLK, encoded by the coding sequence ATGACAGACAAAGTAGTTGTAATTACCGGAGCTTCATCAGGAATTGGAAAAGCATTAGCCGAAAAGTATGCCGCAGAGGGTTTTAACCTCGTTTTAGCTGCGCGCAGGCTTGAGCGTTTAGAGGCGCTCAAAGAAAAACTCTCCAATGTTGAAGTTTTGCCCGTAAAAACTGATGTCTCGAACGAAGAAGATTGTAAGCATTTGATTGATAAAACAATTGAACGTTTTGGAAAAATAAATATTCTGATTAATAATGCCGGAATTTCAATGCGTGCATTACTCGAAGACGTTGAAACCGAAGTATTACGAAAAGTGATGGACGTGAACTATTGGGGCACCGTTTACTGCACCAAGTACGCGCTTCCTTATTTGTTGGAGCAAAAAGGTTCTGTTGCCGGTGTAATATCAACCGGTGGTTACATTGGGTTGCCTGGTCGCACCGGTTACTCATCATCGAAATTTGCAGTTCGTGGATTTTTGGATACACTTCGAGTTGAATACTTGCGTGCCGGACTACATGTTTTGGTTGTTGCACCCGGATTTACAGCTTCCGAAATTCGTGAGACAGCTCTGGTTGCCGATGGAAGTCAGCAGGGGAAAACACCACGTAACGAAAACAAAATGATGTCGGCCGAGCGTTGTGCATCCATTATGTATCGCGCCATTAAAAACCGCCGTCGTAAAATGATCGTGTCTTTTTGGGATGGAAAAGTGATCGTTCTTGTGGCAAAACTATGGGCCTGGATTGTTGATCAAATTCTATATGCGGTATTCAAAAACGAACCTGATTCACCTTTGAAATAG
- a CDS encoding AsmA family protein: protein MKRIVVIILIVIALLLGAVLAIPVFFKQTIIDVAKSTLNKQVNAEVEFADLKLSLFKNFPKVTVDIQDVMIKGKGEFAQDTLLNVPRFAATMNMSSLFSSNRSIEEVILENPSLNLVVAESGNVNWDVAPASGTAEKKSAATDDAEEFQLALENIEVNDAHLIYNDKLAKMRADLEDINLDISGEMFGNTTQLNIGGVVRDLTYSMEGVTYMSNTSLDLKTLLDVDFESMLFTIVESELMVNRMPLELNGDFNVPNDTTFLNLQLKTKASDFENFLALVPQDYEEYLKDISTSGSATISGGFSGYFINEDYPKIDLQVRVDNGNFKYAEMPEQIQNISAEMLIEKPQGDLDLLKVNINKAHAEIRNNPVDLTLKISNPVSDPLFDGAFVGKVNLDHLKDALPIDSVNMSGMIDANLFVNGRYSDVEAEAYDKIKSDGVVLLNNFIYDSPELTQQVVIPSGKMDFSPASINLSDLNMRVGQSDFHLSGKIGNYLNYVLKDGVLNGTMQLNSNFVNLNELLSLQVTPIAENTTETASEEEAVLAFDVPENIDFTFRSSIKRAVLNRIPITDIKGEVKAVDKKLILDGLDMNMLDGKMTMNGSYENTTQNQPLFDFGFDIAGFDIPALYQTVAGFRKLIPGAGNSTGQLSTSLGLKGRLSPQLKLIPASANGKGKFSTNNVEIKNSQLFNQLSGIIQKEKLRDVTIGDFTANLTVEDGGINLRPFTTKVIGQETTVSGTLNAQSLLDMRLDFNVEREMFGPDIQKILKVLPGNEKITMLPAGVLIKGPVGEPKVNLDLSATQKAVTDATKDDLKNSLNKLGDGLKKLFK, encoded by the coding sequence ATGAAGCGAATCGTAGTAATTATACTCATCGTGATTGCCTTGCTTTTAGGAGCAGTGTTGGCAATTCCGGTGTTCTTTAAACAAACAATTATCGATGTGGCAAAAAGTACGCTCAACAAGCAAGTAAATGCCGAGGTAGAATTTGCCGATCTGAAACTGTCATTATTCAAAAATTTCCCAAAGGTAACTGTTGATATTCAGGATGTAATGATTAAAGGGAAAGGTGAGTTTGCACAGGATACATTGCTGAATGTGCCACGATTTGCAGCAACAATGAATATGTCATCACTTTTTAGTTCCAATCGTAGTATCGAGGAAGTGATTCTTGAAAATCCATCGCTTAACCTGGTGGTTGCTGAATCGGGCAATGTAAACTGGGATGTTGCACCGGCATCGGGAACGGCAGAAAAGAAAAGCGCAGCAACGGATGATGCCGAAGAATTTCAATTGGCGCTGGAAAATATTGAAGTGAACGATGCGCATCTGATTTACAACGACAAATTGGCAAAAATGCGTGCTGATTTGGAAGACATTAACCTGGATATCTCGGGCGAAATGTTCGGTAATACTACACAACTGAACATTGGGGGAGTAGTTCGCGATCTCACCTATTCGATGGAGGGAGTAACATACATGTCAAATACATCGCTGGATTTGAAAACCTTGCTCGATGTTGATTTTGAATCGATGCTGTTTACCATTGTCGAAAGTGAGTTGATGGTAAACCGTATGCCACTTGAATTGAATGGCGATTTCAACGTACCCAACGATACTACATTTCTCAATCTTCAGCTGAAAACAAAAGCTTCGGATTTCGAGAACTTTTTGGCACTGGTACCCCAAGATTACGAGGAGTATTTGAAAGATATTTCAACAAGCGGTTCGGCAACTATTTCTGGTGGTTTTTCCGGATATTTTATAAATGAGGATTATCCGAAAATCGACCTTCAGGTTAGAGTAGATAATGGCAATTTTAAATACGCCGAAATGCCGGAGCAAATACAAAATATAAGCGCCGAAATGTTAATCGAAAAGCCACAGGGCGATCTGGATTTGCTAAAAGTAAATATCAATAAAGCACATGCCGAGATTCGGAATAACCCGGTTGATTTGACCTTGAAAATTTCGAATCCGGTGAGCGACCCGCTTTTTGATGGTGCATTTGTTGGTAAAGTAAATCTCGATCATTTAAAAGACGCTTTGCCGATTGACAGCGTAAATATGTCGGGAATGATTGATGCTAATTTGTTTGTAAATGGCCGATACTCTGATGTGGAAGCTGAAGCGTATGATAAAATTAAATCAGATGGCGTGGTGTTGTTAAATAACTTTATTTACGACTCGCCGGAACTCACGCAACAGGTAGTTATTCCATCGGGTAAAATGGATTTTTCGCCGGCCAGTATCAATCTCAGCGATTTGAATATGCGGGTTGGTCAGAGTGATTTTCATTTGTCGGGCAAAATTGGCAATTACTTAAATTATGTGCTTAAAGATGGTGTGTTGAATGGAACGATGCAGCTAAATTCGAACTTTGTAAATTTAAATGAGTTGCTGAGTTTACAGGTAACACCAATTGCTGAAAATACTACTGAAACGGCAAGTGAGGAGGAAGCAGTGCTGGCTTTTGATGTTCCTGAAAATATTGATTTTACTTTCCGCTCATCAATAAAAAGGGCGGTTTTGAACCGGATTCCAATTACCGATATAAAAGGCGAGGTTAAAGCTGTAGATAAAAAGTTGATCCTCGATGGTCTGGACATGAATATGCTTGATGGAAAAATGACAATGAATGGCTCGTATGAAAACACTACACAAAATCAGCCACTTTTTGATTTTGGTTTCGATATTGCCGGGTTCGATATTCCGGCGTTGTACCAAACGGTAGCCGGTTTTCGAAAGCTCATTCCAGGAGCCGGTAACAGCACCGGACAACTTAGCACCAGCTTAGGATTGAAAGGGCGGCTTAGTCCGCAGTTGAAACTAATTCCCGCGTCAGCCAATGGAAAAGGGAAATTCAGTACCAATAACGTTGAAATTAAAAATTCTCAGTTGTTTAACCAGTTGAGTGGAATTATTCAAAAGGAAAAACTACGCGATGTTACCATTGGTGATTTTACGGCTAATTTAACGGTTGAAGATGGCGGAATTAATTTGCGTCCGTTCACTACAAAAGTTATCGGACAGGAGACAACGGTTAGCGGAACGTTGAATGCTCAGAGTTTGTTGGATATGCGACTCGATTTTAATGTTGAGCGTGAAATGTTTGGCCCTGATATTCAGAAGATATTAAAAGTACTTCCCGGAAACGAGAAAATTACGATGCTGCCTGCAGGGGTATTAATTAAAGGTCCGGTTGGAGAACCAAAAGTTAACCTTGATTTAAGTGCTACACAAAAAGCGGTTACCGATGCCACAAAAGATGATTTGAAAAATTCGTTGAATAAGTTGGGAGACGGTCTCAAAAAGCTCTTTAAATAA
- a CDS encoding competence/damage-inducible protein A translates to MKAEIITIGDEILIGQIIDTNSAWMGEQFNLNGIEIYQITSVHDDHDHIIRAIKSAEQHADLVVITGGLGPTKDDITKHTLCEYFDTKLVFHEPTLKTIYERFKHRGIDMNKLNRDQAMLPESCTILYNKMGTAPGMWFEKNDTIFVSMPGVPFEMKYLVEFEVLPRLRKTGRTKAIFHKTVLTQGVPESMLAERIAHWEDVLPTHIKLAYLPNPMAVRLRLSALGDNVEVLRSDVEREIEKLQKIIPEAIFGYDTETLSEVIGRELVKQNKKLAVAESCTGGYISHLITSVSGSSEYYNGSVTSYSNEMKKQLLGVSHDNLEKYGAVSEQVAHEMVEGVKRVMKADYALATTGIAGPTGGTEEKPVGTVWIAVSGPEKTFVKKYTFVGDQRDRNIVRAGQSALQLMRRMVLGEL, encoded by the coding sequence ATGAAAGCAGAAATAATTACCATTGGCGATGAAATATTAATCGGACAAATAATTGATACCAACTCGGCCTGGATGGGCGAGCAGTTTAACCTGAATGGCATTGAAATCTACCAGATTACTTCGGTGCACGATGATCACGATCATATTATCCGTGCCATAAAAAGTGCAGAACAACATGCAGATTTGGTGGTAATTACGGGGGGACTTGGCCCGACAAAAGATGATATTACCAAACATACGCTTTGTGAATATTTCGATACCAAACTGGTTTTTCACGAACCCACTTTAAAAACCATTTACGAGCGATTCAAGCACCGCGGAATTGATATGAACAAGTTAAACCGCGATCAGGCAATGCTACCGGAAAGTTGTACGATTTTGTATAATAAAATGGGAACAGCTCCGGGCATGTGGTTCGAGAAGAACGACACCATTTTTGTGTCGATGCCGGGTGTGCCATTTGAAATGAAATATTTGGTGGAGTTTGAGGTTTTACCTCGTCTCCGCAAAACCGGTCGAACAAAAGCAATCTTCCATAAAACGGTGTTGACACAGGGAGTTCCGGAATCGATGCTGGCCGAACGAATTGCCCATTGGGAAGATGTGTTGCCGACTCATATCAAACTGGCTTATTTACCAAATCCAATGGCTGTGAGGTTACGACTTTCGGCACTTGGAGATAATGTTGAAGTGTTGAGAAGCGATGTGGAACGCGAAATTGAAAAGCTACAAAAAATAATTCCTGAGGCAATTTTTGGATACGACACGGAGACATTGTCAGAAGTAATTGGCCGGGAGTTGGTGAAGCAGAACAAAAAACTGGCAGTAGCCGAAAGTTGTACCGGCGGATATATTTCGCACCTTATAACTTCTGTTTCCGGAAGTTCGGAATACTATAATGGTTCGGTTACATCGTATTCAAACGAAATGAAAAAGCAGTTACTGGGCGTTAGTCATGATAATCTGGAGAAATATGGAGCTGTCAGTGAACAGGTGGCACACGAAATGGTAGAAGGCGTAAAACGTGTGATGAAAGCTGACTATGCGTTAGCAACCACAGGAATTGCAGGCCCGACAGGAGGAACAGAAGAGAAGCCTGTTGGAACGGTTTGGATCGCTGTTTCAGGGCCGGAGAAAACGTTCGTAAAAAAGTACACTTTTGTTGGCGATCAACGCGATCGGAATATTGTACGCGCAGGACAGTCGGCACTGCAATTAATGCGAAGAATGGTGCTTGGTGAACTATAA
- a CDS encoding DsrE family protein, translating to MNSFKNTLIQITHNGMGPGNEELGQLLVKNYLTLLCEEAKLPKVITFYNEGVKLICSGSEALESLQQLAEKGVKLVACKTCLNHFQILDKVEVGIPGTMVDIMHFQKVAEKIVNL from the coding sequence ATGAATTCTTTTAAAAATACACTCATCCAAATCACCCACAACGGAATGGGACCGGGTAACGAAGAACTCGGGCAACTACTTGTAAAGAACTACCTTACTTTACTTTGTGAAGAGGCAAAACTACCAAAAGTAATCACATTCTACAACGAGGGCGTAAAACTCATTTGCTCTGGTTCGGAAGCTCTTGAATCCTTACAACAACTTGCAGAAAAAGGCGTAAAATTAGTGGCTTGCAAAACTTGTTTGAATCATTTTCAAATCCTGGATAAAGTTGAAGTTGGTATTCCCGGAACAATGGTTGATATTATGCATTTTCAGAAGGTAGCGGAGAAGATTGTTAACCTTTAA
- a CDS encoding M48 family metallopeptidase yields the protein MHEILFWIIIGILVVDFIFEKYLSYLNTTTMSDRIPEEVRGIYDEEKYKKQQAYQRENHRFGILTSSFSMVITLAMFLFYGFAMVDGWAWSFTGNAILAALIFFGIIMFASDIINIPFEIYDTFKIEEKYGFNKTTPKTFVFDKVKGWLVSALIGGGLLALVIFIYQLTGSKFWIYAWLVVSAFSIFMAMFYSNLIVPLFNKQTPLEEGELRDAISAFAQKVGFKLDNIFVIDGSKRSTKANAYFTGLGTKKRIVLYDTLINDLNTEELVAVLAHEIGHNKKKHVVQGLLIGLVQTAIVLFVFGLLIDSPVLSAALGVEEPNFHIGMVAFGVLYSPISFFTGIFMNILSRKNEYQADRFAAENYRPEALASALKKLSINNLSNLTPHKTFVFFHYSHPTLLQRLAFLKSFEK from the coding sequence ATGCACGAAATACTTTTCTGGATCATTATCGGAATCCTTGTTGTTGATTTTATCTTCGAGAAATACTTGTCGTACCTGAATACCACGACCATGAGCGACAGGATTCCCGAAGAGGTGAGGGGAATTTACGACGAAGAAAAATACAAAAAGCAACAAGCCTACCAGCGCGAGAATCATCGCTTTGGAATTTTAACCAGTAGTTTTAGCATGGTTATTACTTTGGCTATGTTTTTGTTTTACGGCTTTGCAATGGTCGATGGCTGGGCTTGGAGTTTTACCGGCAATGCGATTCTTGCAGCGCTTATTTTCTTTGGGATTATCATGTTCGCTTCCGATATCATAAACATTCCGTTTGAAATTTACGACACCTTTAAAATAGAGGAGAAATATGGTTTTAATAAAACCACACCTAAAACATTTGTTTTTGATAAGGTAAAAGGCTGGCTGGTAAGCGCACTTATTGGTGGCGGTTTGCTGGCGCTGGTTATTTTTATTTATCAGCTCACCGGAAGTAAGTTCTGGATTTATGCGTGGCTTGTAGTTTCGGCATTTTCCATTTTTATGGCCATGTTTTATTCCAACCTCATTGTCCCGCTGTTTAATAAACAAACGCCGCTCGAAGAAGGCGAATTGCGTGATGCCATAAGTGCTTTTGCTCAGAAAGTTGGTTTTAAACTGGATAATATTTTTGTGATCGATGGATCGAAACGATCAACAAAAGCCAATGCTTACTTTACCGGACTGGGGACAAAAAAGCGAATCGTTCTTTACGATACTTTGATAAACGACTTGAATACTGAAGAACTGGTAGCTGTTTTGGCACACGAAATAGGGCACAACAAAAAGAAACACGTGGTGCAGGGACTATTGATTGGCTTGGTTCAAACCGCTATTGTTTTGTTTGTTTTTGGTTTGCTTATCGATAGCCCGGTTTTAAGTGCTGCCTTGGGAGTAGAAGAACCTAATTTCCATATTGGTATGGTTGCCTTTGGTGTGTTGTATTCACCGATCTCCTTTTTTACCGGTATTTTTATGAATATACTTTCGCGGAAAAACGAATACCAGGCTGACCGTTTTGCTGCCGAAAATTATAGGCCGGAAGCCTTGGCCTCGGCATTAAAAAAGCTGTCGATTAATAACCTGAGTAATTTAACACCACATAAAACTTTTGTATTCTTTCATTACTCGCACCCGACGTTATTGCAGCGTTTGGCGTTTTTAAAATCGTTTGAGAAATAA
- a CDS encoding M20 family metallo-hydrolase: MEKYIELLKTLIATQSFSKEEENAAAVMRAFLEKEEVAYKTKENNTWAYNKYYSEEKPTILLDSHIDTVRPAKGYTKDPFSPIEEGDVLYGLGSNDAGGPLVSLLATFIHFYEREDLPYNLVFAATAEEEISGRRGMEIVIPEVAPITFAIIGEPTKMELAIAEKGLLVLDCYAHGKSGHAAREEGENALYKAIEDIEKLRNFEFEKVSEVLGKVKLSVTQIEAGTQHNVVPDNCHFVVDVRTNEHYTNKEAAEIISQLLDSEVKPRSVRLNSSGISAHHPFAKLVKEKGINIYGSPTTSDQAIIPFLSVKMGPGDSARSHTADEYIHKSEIIAGIERYIELLEELKL, translated from the coding sequence ATGGAGAAATACATCGAACTGTTAAAAACGCTGATCGCCACGCAGTCGTTTAGTAAAGAAGAAGAAAATGCTGCCGCCGTTATGCGTGCTTTTCTCGAAAAAGAAGAGGTTGCGTATAAAACAAAGGAGAACAATACCTGGGCATACAATAAATATTATTCAGAAGAAAAGCCAACAATTTTGCTCGACTCGCATATCGATACGGTTCGTCCGGCAAAAGGCTACACCAAAGATCCGTTTTCACCCATCGAAGAAGGCGATGTTTTATACGGTTTGGGAAGTAACGATGCCGGTGGCCCGCTGGTTTCGCTCCTGGCAACTTTCATTCATTTTTACGAGCGTGAAGATTTACCTTATAACCTCGTTTTTGCTGCAACTGCCGAGGAAGAAATTTCAGGACGCCGCGGAATGGAAATAGTGATTCCCGAGGTTGCTCCAATTACCTTTGCCATAATTGGCGAGCCCACAAAAATGGAGTTAGCCATTGCCGAAAAAGGATTGTTGGTGTTAGATTGTTACGCCCACGGAAAATCGGGCCATGCGGCGCGCGAGGAAGGTGAAAATGCGTTGTACAAAGCGATTGAGGACATTGAAAAACTGCGCAATTTTGAGTTCGAAAAAGTTTCTGAAGTTCTCGGAAAAGTAAAACTTTCGGTTACTCAAATAGAGGCCGGAACACAACACAACGTTGTTCCCGACAATTGCCATTTTGTGGTTGACGTGCGTACCAACGAACATTATACCAACAAAGAGGCCGCTGAAATCATCAGCCAACTTCTCGATTCGGAAGTTAAACCGCGTTCCGTTCGTTTAAACTCGTCGGGAATTTCGGCACATCATCCTTTTGCCAAGTTGGTAAAAGAAAAAGGAATAAATATTTACGGTTCGCCAACCACTTCCGACCAGGCCATTATTCCTTTCCTGTCGGTAAAAATGGGACCGGGCGATTCGGCACGTTCACACACCGCTGATGAATATATTCACAAAAGCGAAATTATTGCAGGGATTGAACGCTATATTGAATTACTGGAAGAACTAAAGCTGTAA
- a CDS encoding transaldolase family protein, translated as MDETLKEKIKQFVLQDVNETKVSAVSDSFWQGLIKTGTELWLDTGDMKEAEKNWSAEMTALTTNNTLVNKEIQKGIYDDFVEQAVEIVKDLPLEEQIVEIAFILNARHGIRLAKKFGGFVSVELHTNTAYDFDAIVDYGLRYFSICPDQFIVKVPYTATGLLGARKLRELGVKINFTLEFSARQNAMVAAITKPNYCNVFLGRIGAYIKDNELGSGSGAGERTVISTQHIVTELTINNDTPTKLIAASLRHYSQLDSLAGTDVFTMPTKVAAEGKINMDGNFRSKLNEVYPVDLTDDAANYFPEKLWEVTEKELELAKSLDANLPKNENEFIDRVHEAGCGDMFPYLSEKDYKLIAEDGKIPNHQRWAQRIANGELAIDTLLNLAGLASFTADQAALDDRIRRIIGG; from the coding sequence ATGGATGAAACGTTAAAGGAAAAGATCAAGCAATTTGTATTACAAGATGTAAATGAAACAAAGGTGAGTGCGGTTTCCGATTCCTTTTGGCAGGGATTAATAAAGACCGGCACCGAACTTTGGCTCGATACCGGCGATATGAAGGAAGCCGAAAAAAACTGGTCGGCCGAAATGACAGCCTTAACAACCAACAACACACTAGTTAACAAAGAAATTCAGAAAGGAATTTATGACGATTTTGTGGAGCAGGCCGTTGAAATTGTGAAAGACCTGCCACTTGAGGAGCAAATTGTGGAGATCGCATTTATTTTGAATGCACGACATGGCATTCGGCTGGCCAAAAAGTTTGGTGGCTTTGTAAGTGTGGAACTGCACACCAATACAGCGTACGATTTTGATGCCATTGTAGATTATGGATTACGTTATTTTTCCATTTGCCCCGACCAGTTTATTGTAAAAGTTCCATACACGGCAACCGGTTTACTTGGTGCTCGAAAACTTCGGGAGTTGGGCGTGAAAATCAATTTTACACTTGAGTTTTCGGCCCGTCAAAATGCAATGGTGGCAGCCATTACCAAACCCAATTACTGCAATGTGTTTCTGGGGCGAATTGGTGCTTACATAAAAGATAATGAACTGGGAAGCGGCAGTGGAGCAGGCGAGCGAACAGTAATTTCCACACAGCATATTGTTACCGAATTGACTATAAACAATGATACGCCTACCAAACTGATTGCCGCAAGTTTGCGCCACTATTCGCAGTTGGATTCGCTAGCCGGAACTGATGTTTTTACGATGCCTACAAAAGTGGCTGCCGAAGGAAAAATAAACATGGACGGTAATTTTAGATCAAAACTGAACGAGGTTTATCCGGTAGATTTAACCGACGATGCTGCCAATTATTTTCCCGAAAAATTATGGGAAGTGACTGAAAAGGAATTGGAGCTTGCAAAAAGTCTGGATGCGAATCTTCCAAAAAATGAAAATGAATTTATTGATCGGGTGCATGAAGCGGGTTGTGGCGATATGTTCCCGTACCTCAGCGAAAAAGATTATAAATTGATTGCCGAAGATGGGAAAATTCCGAATCATCAGCGCTGGGCACAACGAATTGCAAATGGAGAGCTGGCCATTGATACTTTGTTAAACCTGGCAGGATTGGCAAGTTTTACAGCCGATCAGGCAGCATTGGACGACCGAATCAGAAGAATAATTGGTGGCTAA